A genome region from Erigeron canadensis isolate Cc75 chromosome 3, C_canadensis_v1, whole genome shotgun sequence includes the following:
- the LOC122593258 gene encoding pentatricopeptide repeat-containing protein At5g39350 has protein sequence MNGTSNALLNISSLFTRTTVPTAAHVESLLYSYAAKKSLTDITKLHGHLIISGFLAQWESSYVPGLLASGYALSGHVPYARQLFDVLHLRTKRAYNSMIRLYTEKGYPYNALEVFLEMFKSGRMKADRLTYPHVVKACAELSMSQFGLSVHGLVISTGVDSNTFVGNSLLAMYMSFGEQDGARRVFDEMHDKCVVSWNTLISGYFRNGCANESLRVFNEMVNAGEDIDKATVLSVLPACAYLKELDVGRKVHDLVKEKGLAESLFVRNALVDMYVKCGQMDDARIMFNETSERDVVTWTSMVNGYIVNGDAQSAISLCPFMMLEGVRPNALTLASLLSACAALKDLKQGKSFHGWALKNYLDSDVNVETGLIDMYAKCAFVTYSFSVFNKTSKTRTAPFNAILSGCSENGLGREAIMLFKEMRLEGVVTNEATLKSLLPAYAITTDLKQVTSFHGYLIRSGFLSKSDLATGLIDIYSKCGALEQAHMAFNEVPSKKRDIILWSVIIAGYGKHGNGEVALSLFNQMVRSGVEPNEVTFTSVLHACSHSGLVDEGLSLFRFLLKDQKVNPRPSHYTCIIDLLGRAGRLEEAYELIATMPTAPNHTVWGALLAACAVHENVELGEVAAKWLFELEPENTGNYILMGNIYSAVGKWEEAENMRNLIDQIGLRKSPAHSFIGGRHG, from the coding sequence ATGAATGGCACGTCAAACGCACTTCTGAATATTAGTAGCTTATTCACCCGCACTACAGTCCCAACCGCGGCTCATGTTGAGTCTTTGCTATATAGTTATGCTGCAAAAAAATCTCTCACGGACATCACGAAACTCCATGGCCATCTCATCATATCGGGATTCCTTGCACAATGGGAATCTAGCTATGTTCCTGGTCTTCTTGCATCTGGGTATGCATTATCTGGTCATGTTCCGTATGCTCGTCAACTTTTTGATGTATTGCATCTGAGAACTAAGCGTGCGTACAATAGTATGATAAGGTTGTATACTGAGAAGGGATATCCGTATAATGCACTGGAGGTATTTTTGGAAATGTTTAAGTCAGGAAGAATGAAGGCAGACAGGCTCACCTACCCTCATGTGGTTAAGGCTTGTGCTGAACTATCGATGTCTCAGTTTGGTTTATCGGTTCATGGTTTGGTTATAAGTACCGGTGTTGATTCTAATACATTTGTGGGTAATTCATTGCTTGCAATGTACATGAGTTTTGGTGAGCAAGATGGGGCCAGACGAGTTTTTGATGAGATGCATGACAAGTGTGTGGTGTCTTGGAACACTTTGATAAGTGGGTATTTCAGAAATGGATGTGCTAACGAGTCTTTGAGGGTTTTTAATGAAATGGTTAATGCAGGTGAGGATATTGATAAAGCCACTGTTTTATCAGTACTGCCTGCATGTGCATATCTGAAAGAGTTGGATGTAGGGAGAAAGGTTCATGATTTGGTGAAAGAGAAGGGTTTGGCGGAAAGTTTGTTTGTTAGGAACGCTTTGGTGGATATGTATGTTAAATGTGGTCAGATGGACGATGCGCGAATTATGTTTAATGAGACTAGTGAAAGAGATGTGGTGACGTGGACTTCCATGGTAAATGGTTACATTGTGAATGGTGATGCACAAAGTGCCATATCACTCTGTCCATTTATGATGCTTGAAGGTGTAAGGCCTAATGCATTAACTCTTGCTTCTTTACTTTCAGCGTGTGCAGCTTTGAAGGATTTGAAGCAAGGTAAGAGCTTTCATGGATGGGCGTTGAAGAACTATCTTGATTCTGATGTTAATGTGGAAACTGGACTGATTGACATGTATGCTAAATGTGCATTTGTCACTTATAGCTTCAGTGTGTTCAATAAAACATCAAAAACAAGAACAGCCCCATTTAATGCAATTCTTTCTGGATGCTCTGAAAATGGGCTAGGTAGAGAAGCAATAATGTTGTTTAAAGAAATGAGGCTGGAAGGTGTAGTAACCAATGAAGCAACTTTAAAAAGTCTTTTACCTGCGTATGCGATTACAACAGATCTTAAACAGGTAACAAGTTTCCATGGTTATCTAATAAGATCAGGGTTTCTTTCAAAAAGTGATCTGGCCACTGGTTTAATCGATATATACTCAAAATGTGGAGCTCTAGAACAAGCTCACATGGCCTTCAATGAGGTTCCTTCAAAAAAAAGAGATATTATATTATGGAGTGTGATTATAGCTGGTTATGGGAAACACGGGAATGGGGAGGTAGCACTTTCACTATTCAATCAAATGGTTCGATCTGGGGTGGAACCGAATGAAGTCACATTTACTTCTGTTCTGCATGCGTGTAGCCATTCAGGTTTGGTGGATGAGGGTTTGAGCTTATTCCGGTTCTTGCTAAAAGATCAGAAAGTCAACCCCCGTCCTTCCCATTACACCTGTATTATCGATCTTCTCGGTCGAGCAGGGAGGCTTGAGGAAGCATACGAGTTAATTGCAACAATGCCCACTGCTCCTAATCATACAGTTTGGGGTGCGTTATTGGCTGCGTGTGCTGTTCATGAGAATGTGGAATTAGGGGAAGTGGCTGCAAAGTGGCTTTTCGAGTTAGAACCTGAAAACACTGGTAATTACATTTTGATGGGGAATATTTATTCTGCTGTTGGGAAGTGGGAAGAAGCAGAGAACATGAGAAACTTGATTGATCAAATCGGACTCAGGAAATCTCCGGCTCATAGCTTTATAGGGGGCAGACATGGATGA
- the LOC122593082 gene encoding putative protein FAR1-RELATED SEQUENCE 10 isoform X2, whose translation MTTKVLNNIWIRRQQCPCGDWKCYMKYEGDNQTPGGPELVKSDGTKASSSDVIFTPYVCQIFKTDDEAFEFYGNFARKNGFSIRKARSTESQNLGVYRRDFVCYRSGFNQPRKKANVEHPRDRKSVRCGCDAKMYLTKEIVDGATQWYVSQFSNIHNHELLEDDQVRLLPAYRKIQEADQERILLLTKAGFPVNRIMKVLELEKGVQPGQLPFIEKDVRNFVRTCKKTVQENDALLTEKREIDMLALLEAFRDTAQQGDGFVYNYTTDENGKVENVAWAYGDSVRAFSVFGDVVTFETTYRSITYNMLLGVWFGIDNQGKAFLLGCVLLQDETAQSFSWALQAFIRFLRGNHPQTIVSDIDLALRDAIATELPNTKHVIGVWHVLSKLFSWFSLPLGLQYPEFKSEFELVCHLDNVEDFENQWNHLMARFGIESDKHMALLFSYRASWPVAYIRSYFLARTMTIDYVKSMDKFMKNILSPHSSFKTFFEQVTVAATRAFQNKERAPYPPIKTCLPLEEHARNILSPYAFSALQQELVLCMQYAASDMANGSYLVRHYNKLEGESLVIWIPDNEQVHCSCKEYEYSGILCRHSLRVLVLKNYFQIPDKYFPLRWRLNSSLVMSDDHLVPLDSNDECSEAFHSLTSNLYSESVVSKERFSYVHREMTQILENVRNMPASDEVALDLTPNNVTLL comes from the exons ATGACAACAAAAGTGTTAAACAACATATGGATTCGACGTCAGCAATGCCCGTGTGGAGATTGGAAATGTTATATGAAATACGAAGGAGATAATCAAACACCTGGAGGGCCTGAATTGGTAAAGAGTGATGGAACAAAGGCGTCGTCGTCAGATGTTATTTTTACTCCGTATGTGTGTCAGATATTCAAAACTGATGATGAAGCTTTTGAGTTCTATGGAAACTTTGCCCGAAAGAACGGGTTTTCAATCAGGAAAGCACGGTCAACCGAGAGTCAAAATCTTGGGGTTTATAGGAGAGACTTCGTTTGTTACCGGTCTGGGTTTAATCAGCCAAGAAAAAAGGCGAATGTGGAGCACCCGAGGGATAGGAAATCAGTAAGATGTGGATGTGATGCAAAAATGTACTTGACAAAAGAGATTGTTGATGGTGCAACACAGTGGTATGTTTCTCAGTTTAGTAACATTCATAATCATGAATTATTGGAAGATGATCAAGTACGTCTCCTCCCGGCCTACAGAAAAATACAAGAAGCTGATCAAGAACGCATTCTTTTACTTACAAAAGCTGGGTTTCCCGTGAACCGCATAATGAAGGTTTTAGAACTAGAAAAAGGGGTTCAACCAGGACAATTACCCTTTATAGAGAAAGATGTTAGGAACTTTGTTAGGACATGCAAGAAAACTGTTCAAGAAAATGATGCCCTGCTTACTGAAAAACGAGAAATTGATATGCTGGCACTTCTTGAGGCTTTCAGGGATACTGCACAACAGGGTGATGGATTTGTGTATAATTATACAACCGATGAGAATGGTAAAGTTGAAAACGTGGCGTGGGCATACGGGGATTCTGTTCGGGCTTTTTCAGTGTTTGGAGATGTGGTAACTTTTGAAACCACTTATCGGTCCATCACCTATAATATGCTTCTTGGTGTGTGGTTTGGTATTGATAATCAAGGTAAGGCTTTTTTGCTCGGGTGCGTTTTGCTTCAAGATGAAACCGCCCAGTCCTTTTCTTGGGCCTTACAG GCTTTCATCCGATTCTTGAGAGGAAATCACCCACAGACCATAGTCTCAGACATCGATTTGGCTCTCAGAGATGCTATCGCCACTGAGTTACCAAATACTAAACACGTAATAGGTGTATGGCATGTGCTGTCTAAATTATTCAGCTGGTTCTCTTTACCTCTTGGTTTGCAGTATCCTGAGTTCAAATCCGAGTTTGAGTTGGTATGTCATCTTGATAACGTAGAGGATTTTGAAAACCAATGGAACCACCTCATGGCTCGGTTTGGAATTGAATCTGATAAGCATATGGCTCTCTTGTTCTCTTACCGAGCTTCCTGGCCCGTTGCTTACATCAGAAGTTACTTTCTTGCCCGCACAATGACAATTGACTACGTGAAGTCTATGgataaatttatgaaaaatattttaagccCACATTCATCTTTTAAGACATTCTTTGAACAG GTTACTGTAGCTGCAACTCGTGCTTTTCAGAACAAAGAGAGGGCACCATATCCACCCATAAAGACATGTTTGCCTCTTGAAGAACATGCTCGAAATATTCTTTCCCCGTATGCCTTTAGTGCATTGCAACAGGAACTTGTGCTATGCATGCAATATGCAGCATCAGATATGGCTAATGGGTCATATCTAGTGAGACATTACAATAAACTAGAAGGAGAATCTCTGGTAATTTGGATACCAGATAATGAACAAGTTCATTGTTCTTGTAAAGAATATGAATACTCGGGTATTTTATGTAGACACTCTCTTCGAGTACTTGTACTGAAGAATTACTTTCAAATCCCTGACAAATATTTTCCCCTAAGATGGAGACTCAATAGCTCTTTGGTAATGTCCGATGATCATCTAGTGCCACTGGATAGCAATGATGAGTGCTCTGAGGCCTTCCATTCTCTCACTTCAAATTTGTATTCAGAATCAGTAGTATCTAAGGAGCGTTTTAGTTATGTTCATAGAGAAATGACACAAATTCTTGAAAATGTTAGAAATATGCCTGCTTCTGATGAAGTTGCTTTGGATTTAACACCTAACAATGTTACCTTATTATAA
- the LOC122593082 gene encoding putative protein FAR1-RELATED SEQUENCE 10 isoform X1, with protein sequence MSDQMTTKVLNNIWIRRQQCPCGDWKCYMKYEGDNQTPGGPELVKSDGTKASSSDVIFTPYVCQIFKTDDEAFEFYGNFARKNGFSIRKARSTESQNLGVYRRDFVCYRSGFNQPRKKANVEHPRDRKSVRCGCDAKMYLTKEIVDGATQWYVSQFSNIHNHELLEDDQVRLLPAYRKIQEADQERILLLTKAGFPVNRIMKVLELEKGVQPGQLPFIEKDVRNFVRTCKKTVQENDALLTEKREIDMLALLEAFRDTAQQGDGFVYNYTTDENGKVENVAWAYGDSVRAFSVFGDVVTFETTYRSITYNMLLGVWFGIDNQGKAFLLGCVLLQDETAQSFSWALQAFIRFLRGNHPQTIVSDIDLALRDAIATELPNTKHVIGVWHVLSKLFSWFSLPLGLQYPEFKSEFELVCHLDNVEDFENQWNHLMARFGIESDKHMALLFSYRASWPVAYIRSYFLARTMTIDYVKSMDKFMKNILSPHSSFKTFFEQVTVAATRAFQNKERAPYPPIKTCLPLEEHARNILSPYAFSALQQELVLCMQYAASDMANGSYLVRHYNKLEGESLVIWIPDNEQVHCSCKEYEYSGILCRHSLRVLVLKNYFQIPDKYFPLRWRLNSSLVMSDDHLVPLDSNDECSEAFHSLTSNLYSESVVSKERFSYVHREMTQILENVRNMPASDEVALDLTPNNVTLL encoded by the exons atg TCAGATCAGATGACAACAAAAGTGTTAAACAACATATGGATTCGACGTCAGCAATGCCCGTGTGGAGATTGGAAATGTTATATGAAATACGAAGGAGATAATCAAACACCTGGAGGGCCTGAATTGGTAAAGAGTGATGGAACAAAGGCGTCGTCGTCAGATGTTATTTTTACTCCGTATGTGTGTCAGATATTCAAAACTGATGATGAAGCTTTTGAGTTCTATGGAAACTTTGCCCGAAAGAACGGGTTTTCAATCAGGAAAGCACGGTCAACCGAGAGTCAAAATCTTGGGGTTTATAGGAGAGACTTCGTTTGTTACCGGTCTGGGTTTAATCAGCCAAGAAAAAAGGCGAATGTGGAGCACCCGAGGGATAGGAAATCAGTAAGATGTGGATGTGATGCAAAAATGTACTTGACAAAAGAGATTGTTGATGGTGCAACACAGTGGTATGTTTCTCAGTTTAGTAACATTCATAATCATGAATTATTGGAAGATGATCAAGTACGTCTCCTCCCGGCCTACAGAAAAATACAAGAAGCTGATCAAGAACGCATTCTTTTACTTACAAAAGCTGGGTTTCCCGTGAACCGCATAATGAAGGTTTTAGAACTAGAAAAAGGGGTTCAACCAGGACAATTACCCTTTATAGAGAAAGATGTTAGGAACTTTGTTAGGACATGCAAGAAAACTGTTCAAGAAAATGATGCCCTGCTTACTGAAAAACGAGAAATTGATATGCTGGCACTTCTTGAGGCTTTCAGGGATACTGCACAACAGGGTGATGGATTTGTGTATAATTATACAACCGATGAGAATGGTAAAGTTGAAAACGTGGCGTGGGCATACGGGGATTCTGTTCGGGCTTTTTCAGTGTTTGGAGATGTGGTAACTTTTGAAACCACTTATCGGTCCATCACCTATAATATGCTTCTTGGTGTGTGGTTTGGTATTGATAATCAAGGTAAGGCTTTTTTGCTCGGGTGCGTTTTGCTTCAAGATGAAACCGCCCAGTCCTTTTCTTGGGCCTTACAG GCTTTCATCCGATTCTTGAGAGGAAATCACCCACAGACCATAGTCTCAGACATCGATTTGGCTCTCAGAGATGCTATCGCCACTGAGTTACCAAATACTAAACACGTAATAGGTGTATGGCATGTGCTGTCTAAATTATTCAGCTGGTTCTCTTTACCTCTTGGTTTGCAGTATCCTGAGTTCAAATCCGAGTTTGAGTTGGTATGTCATCTTGATAACGTAGAGGATTTTGAAAACCAATGGAACCACCTCATGGCTCGGTTTGGAATTGAATCTGATAAGCATATGGCTCTCTTGTTCTCTTACCGAGCTTCCTGGCCCGTTGCTTACATCAGAAGTTACTTTCTTGCCCGCACAATGACAATTGACTACGTGAAGTCTATGgataaatttatgaaaaatattttaagccCACATTCATCTTTTAAGACATTCTTTGAACAG GTTACTGTAGCTGCAACTCGTGCTTTTCAGAACAAAGAGAGGGCACCATATCCACCCATAAAGACATGTTTGCCTCTTGAAGAACATGCTCGAAATATTCTTTCCCCGTATGCCTTTAGTGCATTGCAACAGGAACTTGTGCTATGCATGCAATATGCAGCATCAGATATGGCTAATGGGTCATATCTAGTGAGACATTACAATAAACTAGAAGGAGAATCTCTGGTAATTTGGATACCAGATAATGAACAAGTTCATTGTTCTTGTAAAGAATATGAATACTCGGGTATTTTATGTAGACACTCTCTTCGAGTACTTGTACTGAAGAATTACTTTCAAATCCCTGACAAATATTTTCCCCTAAGATGGAGACTCAATAGCTCTTTGGTAATGTCCGATGATCATCTAGTGCCACTGGATAGCAATGATGAGTGCTCTGAGGCCTTCCATTCTCTCACTTCAAATTTGTATTCAGAATCAGTAGTATCTAAGGAGCGTTTTAGTTATGTTCATAGAGAAATGACACAAATTCTTGAAAATGTTAGAAATATGCCTGCTTCTGATGAAGTTGCTTTGGATTTAACACCTAACAATGTTACCTTATTATAA